GGACGAGCCTACACTAGGTTTAGATATTAATGCACAGAGGAATTTAAGAAAATTCCTTCAAAAATACAACAAGGAAACTAATGCAACTATATGCCTAACGAGTCATTACATGAAAGATATTACATCGCTTTGCAAAAGAGTTATATGTGTTCACAAAGGTTCTATTTCATATGATGGGCAACTTGATCTACTATTAAAGAAATTATCTCCTATTAAGGAAATATTAATAGTTTGTGGCTCAGAAGAAGATGCAATGAAAATAGAACATTCAGGTTTCAGTGTTAAAAATAAAACAAAAAATGAAATCACAATAAAAGTTGAAAATAAATCTATTACTTCTTCACTAAAAACCATCCTAAATAACTTTGATATTGAAGATCTTTATATTAATGAACCACCCATAGATGAAATTATTGGAAAAATATTAATTAAAAAAAATTATGATATCTAATTTAATTCACCGTAAAATATTCACATTATTGAAGGTCCAATATTCAAACATGTTGGAATATAGGGTGGAGATTGCATTATGGGCAATTTCGGGGATTATTCCTTTTTTCATGTTAAACATATGGACAAATAATAACCTTAATGAATCGATAAACATTAGTAATATTATGCTTTCTAGGTATTTCTTATGTGCTTTTTTTGTAAGACAGTTTTCAGTAGTTTGGGTCGTATTTACTTTTGAAGAAGATTCTCTTATGGGGAAAGTATCCCCATATCTAATCCAACCTTTAAATCCATTTTTCAGGTATTTTGCACAACATCTTGCAGAACAAATTACAAGATTTCCATTCGCATTAATTATCGCAATTTTCTTTTTTACTCTAAATCCAGAAAGTATATGGATTCCAAATATCGGTACATTATTCTTATCGATGATATCTACTTTTTTATCTTTCTTAATTCAATTTTTAATTCAGTCAATAGTTGCATGTCTATGTTTCTGGACAGAAAAAGCTTCTTCAATCGAAAGATTGTTATTTATCCCAACTTTATTTTTATCAGGTCTTTTAGCTCCAGTAGTTTCATTCCCCGAATATGTTAAATCTTGGATTTATTTAACTCCTTTTCCATATCTAATCGATTTCCCTGCAAATTTACTATCTGGCAATGAAACAAATGTTAGTGGAGGTTTTATCATGCAAATTCTATGGATTCTTTTACTTTTCCCAGTATTTAGAAAAATATGGTCTGAAGGAACGAAAAAATATACTGCTATGGGATCATGAATCCGAGAAAATATTTTAAAGTTTATAAAAAATTTTTACATACTTCTCTAGCTTCTGAATTGGAGTATAAAACGAATATATTAGTTGATTTAATTACAGCAACTTTAAGTTTAATAGGGAGTATATTTTTATTATC
This window of the Prochlorococcus sp. MIT 1314 genome carries:
- a CDS encoding ABC transporter permease translates to MISNLIHRKIFTLLKVQYSNMLEYRVEIALWAISGIIPFFMLNIWTNNNLNESINISNIMLSRYFLCAFFVRQFSVVWVVFTFEEDSLMGKVSPYLIQPLNPFFRYFAQHLAEQITRFPFALIIAIFFFTLNPESIWIPNIGTLFLSMISTFLSFLIQFLIQSIVACLCFWTEKASSIERLLFIPTLFLSGLLAPVVSFPEYVKSWIYLTPFPYLIDFPANLLSGNETNVSGGFIMQILWILLLFPVFRKIWSEGTKKYTAMGS